The following coding sequences are from one Syntrophotaleaceae bacterium window:
- a CDS encoding beta-ketoacyl synthase N-terminal-like domain-containing protein has protein sequence MSLKRVVITGLGAVSPFGGNTAALVEGLLAGRSAVRNVAGLERIGGLRPRVAAPVTGIDPKEIPRKYRRSMSSMSIFATFACQEALAQAGLTAEEASDGRLGLALGSTVGSTQASEDFFRDFFTDYSLERMRSTLFFQIMNHSVAANVAQALEITGRLLAPASACSTGCQAIGYGYEMVACGRQRMMLCGGADEFHPLTAATFDIMNAASFAFNQEPSRTPRPFDRDRDGMVCAEGAGVVLLESLDSALARGAEILGEVSGFATLSDPSNIANPNAAMMEHCMRLALEDAGLTADRVDYVNAHATATLQGDIAESEAIAGLFGARVPVSSYKGHLGHAMAASGALETIAALELMRNEFLVPTLNLENVDPACGRIQHPDSIQKASIDIFVKNNFALGGVNSSIVVRRYPHD, from the coding sequence TTCGCCTTTTGGGGGGAATACTGCCGCCCTGGTGGAAGGTCTTCTGGCCGGCCGGAGCGCTGTCCGAAACGTGGCCGGGTTGGAAAGGATCGGAGGCCTGCGCCCGCGTGTGGCCGCCCCGGTCACGGGCATCGATCCCAAGGAGATTCCACGCAAGTACCGTCGATCCATGTCCTCCATGTCGATCTTTGCCACTTTCGCCTGCCAGGAAGCTCTGGCGCAGGCAGGATTGACGGCCGAAGAAGCCAGCGACGGCAGACTCGGCCTCGCTCTCGGATCGACAGTCGGCAGCACCCAGGCGAGCGAAGACTTTTTCCGCGACTTTTTTACCGACTACAGTCTGGAGCGGATGCGCTCGACGCTCTTTTTTCAGATCATGAATCATTCCGTCGCCGCAAATGTGGCCCAGGCCCTGGAAATCACCGGCCGATTGCTGGCTCCGGCCTCGGCCTGTTCCACCGGCTGCCAGGCCATCGGCTATGGGTATGAAATGGTGGCTTGCGGCCGGCAGCGGATGATGCTCTGCGGCGGAGCCGATGAGTTCCATCCTTTGACTGCAGCCACCTTCGATATCATGAACGCGGCCTCCTTCGCATTCAATCAGGAGCCCTCGCGCACTCCCCGTCCCTTTGATCGGGACCGCGACGGCATGGTCTGCGCCGAAGGCGCGGGAGTGGTCCTGTTGGAGTCCCTCGATTCGGCCCTGGCCCGGGGAGCGGAAATTCTCGGTGAAGTATCGGGGTTTGCCACCCTTTCCGATCCCAGCAATATCGCGAATCCCAATGCGGCGATGATGGAACACTGCATGCGGCTGGCGCTCGAAGATGCCGGATTGACCGCGGATCGCGTGGATTATGTCAACGCGCACGCCACTGCCACCCTGCAGGGCGATATCGCCGAGAGCGAGGCGATTGCCGGACTGTTCGGAGCACGGGTGCCGGTGAGCAGCTACAAGGGGCATCTGGGGCATGCCATGGCTGCCAGCGGAGCCCTGGAGACGATCGCAGCCCTGGAACTGATGAGAAACGAATTCCTCGTACCGACCCTGAACCTGGAAAACGTTGACCCCGCTTGTGGCAGGATTCAACATCCGGATTCGATCCAAAAGGCATCCATCGACATCTTCGTCAAAAACAATTTCGCCCTTGGGGGCGTCAACTCTTCGATTGTGGTAAGGAGATATCCGCATGACTGA
- a CDS encoding acyl carrier protein, with the protein MTDQEIIDLIDSSLAEEFELDPEDMNPEANLYTDLGLDSLDAVDMVVVLEGAFKFKIREEDSIREIRTLSDIHRFVISKKRSLEKETA; encoded by the coding sequence ATGACTGATCAGGAAATCATAGACCTTATCGATTCTTCTCTGGCCGAGGAATTCGAACTCGATCCGGAGGATATGAATCCGGAAGCCAACCTCTATACCGATCTGGGGCTGGACAGCCTCGATGCCGTGGACATGGTTGTGGTGCTGGAAGGGGCATTCAAGTTCAAGATCCGCGAAGAAGACAGTATCCGGGAAATCCGTACCCTCAGCGACATTCATCGTTTCGTGATCTCCAAAAAGCGATCGCTGGAGAAAGAGACGGCCTGA
- a CDS encoding lysophospholipid acyltransferase family protein has protein sequence MPIEISALQVNSLFNFRDRLLALITTSVIYPLLILWTLLGIALFPAAFAAWKLFTGWDGGRIMRHFIWLYGRGWVVIVSPFVRFKRQGLENLRLPRGSILVVNHLSFFDTYCMALLPVFDVTFAVRSWPFRMFWYGRFMRLAGYLDVESDSWDETREKSAKVLAAGGHLLFFPEGHRSRDGRLQRFYRGAFRLAAETGAPLVPLCLTGTDRLLPPGRLWLAPAKVTLRALEAIDPADFPGDDGHRDLVREVKKRMARSIEEMEGK, from the coding sequence ATGCCCATCGAAATATCGGCTTTGCAGGTCAATTCTCTATTCAATTTTCGCGATCGGCTGCTGGCCCTGATCACGACATCGGTGATCTATCCGCTCCTGATCCTCTGGACCCTGCTGGGCATCGCTCTCTTCCCGGCGGCTTTTGCCGCCTGGAAACTGTTCACCGGCTGGGACGGAGGCCGCATCATGCGCCATTTCATCTGGCTTTACGGCCGGGGATGGGTCGTGATCGTTTCTCCCTTCGTCCGCTTCAAACGGCAAGGGCTGGAAAACCTTCGACTGCCCCGGGGCAGCATACTGGTGGTCAATCACCTCTCATTCTTCGACACCTACTGCATGGCGCTGCTGCCAGTTTTTGACGTGACCTTCGCTGTCCGGTCCTGGCCGTTCCGCATGTTCTGGTACGGCCGTTTCATGCGGCTGGCCGGATATCTCGACGTCGAATCCGACAGTTGGGACGAGACCCGGGAAAAAAGCGCCAAGGTCCTGGCCGCGGGCGGACATCTGCTGTTCTTCCCCGAAGGTCATCGCAGCCGGGACGGCCGTTTGCAGCGTTTCTACCGGGGAGCCTTTCGCCTGGCGGCGGAAACCGGGGCTCCGCTGGTTCCTCTCTGCCTGACAGGTACCGACCGCCTGCTGCCGCCCGGCCGACTCTGGCTGGCGCCGGCGAAGGTCACGCTGCGAGCATTGGAGGCGATCGATCCGGCGGATTTTCCCGGAGACGACGGTCATCGTGACCTGGTGCGCGAGGTAAAGAAACGGATGGCGCGAAGCATCGAGGAAATGGAGGGGAAATGA